In the genome of Desulfofarcimen acetoxidans DSM 771, one region contains:
- a CDS encoding NADH-quinone oxidoreductase subunit J has product MDSIVSIAAFYILAAVTVGSAVLVVAFKNLVHSVLVLAISFLGVAGFYLMLNASFIAMVQILVYAGAVCIMVVFGIMLTQQGGMSGSNGFNKQIFASGGVVALLIAVIAYLGVNAGEWQISAKQVPHDTVGNIAVLMLSKYMIPFEVAALLLLVALIGAVVLAKEVKAK; this is encoded by the coding sequence ATGGACAGTATTGTTTCCATAGCCGCCTTTTATATACTGGCTGCAGTAACCGTTGGTTCAGCTGTTTTAGTGGTTGCATTTAAGAATCTGGTGCACAGTGTGCTGGTACTGGCTATTTCATTTTTAGGTGTGGCCGGGTTCTATTTAATGTTAAACGCTAGCTTTATTGCTATGGTACAAATTCTGGTTTACGCCGGTGCTGTTTGTATCATGGTTGTTTTCGGTATTATGCTTACCCAGCAGGGTGGTATGTCAGGCAGCAACGGCTTTAATAAGCAGATTTTCGCTTCCGGTGGTGTGGTTGCCCTGCTGATAGCTGTAATTGCTTATTTGGGTGTTAATGCCGGCGAATGGCAGATCAGTGCTAAGCAGGTTCCTCACGATACGGTAGGCAACATTGCTGTATTGATGCTCAGTAAGTACATGATACCTTTTGAAGTAGCAGCCTTGCTTTTATTGGTTGCACTTATTGGAGCAGTTGTTTTGGCTAAGGAGGTGAAGGCCAAATGA
- the nuoK gene encoding NADH-quinone oxidoreductase subunit NuoK — MTLGPIGPSHYIVLSAILFSVGLFGVLVKRNAVSVLICIELMLNAVNLNLIAFSKYITPTEFIGQIFAIFVITVAAAEVGVGLAIIISIYRNKLTVNLDDFDWLKW; from the coding sequence ATGACATTAGGACCAATAGGACCTTCTCATTATATTGTTTTGTCGGCCATTCTCTTTAGCGTAGGTTTATTTGGTGTTTTAGTTAAACGAAATGCCGTTTCAGTGTTGATTTGTATTGAATTAATGCTAAATGCGGTCAATTTGAATCTAATTGCCTTCAGTAAGTATATTACCCCGACAGAATTTATCGGTCAAATATTTGCAATATTTGTCATCACTGTTGCTGCGGCTGAGGTAGGGGTAGGATTGGCGATTATTATATCCATCTACCGGAATAAGCTTACTGTTAATTTGGATGATTTTGATTGGCTTAAATGGTAG
- the nuoL gene encoding NADH-quinone oxidoreductase subunit L gives MVEFAMHNAWLVPLLPAIAFLIIVFLTRPWQRLSSLVCIAGMVGAFVFAALAAYGVFTNEEFTKHSMVYATRWFSMPGLHIDFGIQLDPTSAMMMFMVSMVSTLIFIYATGYMEGDPGYSTFFAYVSLFGASMLGLVLSSNLLQMFIFWELVGLCSYLLIGFFTHKVSAREAAKKAFVTCRIADFCLLLGLLSIQIVFGTLDMVKLAEIIPNFRAYTSEGILVMIAVLVFIGPVGKSGQFPLHVWLPDAMEGPTPVSALIHAATMVVAGVYLVGRTMFLFEQVPSVMELVAFTGAFTALFAASIALTQREIKRILAYSTVSQLGYMVLALGVGSLSASMFHLWTHAFFKALMFMGAGSVLHALHHKADVWEMGGLLKKMPITGWTFVVGGVAIAGIPPFAGFWSKDEILAVTLDSGHTLLFLMAALTAFMTAFYMWRLIFLAFFGAEKPENHPHESPWNMTLPLVVLAGLATVGGLMGTPWKNYWGEWIFFSGSHIHAHHGEPNYMVMIGSVVLALCGIGLAYRLYLADSEKATAKELARRFSGLHALSYNKFYVDELYLWINHNLVDGAAKVFYLFDLFIVDGFINALGAITKLAGDGFRIFQTGRMQNYVLIFFLGVLVIAIVMAFSNPSSAGLILGGVK, from the coding sequence ATGGTAGAATTTGCTATGCATAATGCCTGGTTGGTCCCACTCCTACCGGCAATCGCCTTTCTGATAATTGTATTTTTGACGCGGCCATGGCAAAGGCTCAGTTCTTTAGTATGTATTGCCGGTATGGTCGGGGCGTTTGTTTTTGCTGCTTTAGCTGCTTACGGAGTGTTTACCAATGAGGAATTCACAAAACATTCAATGGTCTATGCTACCCGCTGGTTTTCCATGCCGGGATTGCATATTGACTTCGGTATTCAGTTAGACCCGACATCGGCCATGATGATGTTCATGGTTTCAATGGTGTCTACGTTGATCTTTATTTATGCTACTGGGTATATGGAGGGCGATCCTGGTTATTCTACTTTCTTTGCTTATGTTTCGCTGTTTGGAGCCTCCATGCTCGGTTTGGTGCTTTCCAGCAATCTTCTGCAAATGTTTATCTTTTGGGAGTTAGTCGGTCTTTGCTCATACCTGTTAATCGGCTTCTTTACACATAAGGTGTCAGCTCGTGAGGCTGCCAAAAAGGCTTTTGTAACTTGTCGTATAGCAGACTTCTGTTTGTTGCTGGGCTTGCTGTCGATACAGATAGTTTTCGGAACCCTGGATATGGTTAAGCTGGCTGAGATTATACCTAATTTTAGAGCCTATACTTCCGAAGGTATTCTGGTTATGATCGCAGTTCTTGTCTTTATCGGACCTGTCGGTAAATCAGGCCAGTTTCCGTTGCATGTGTGGTTGCCGGATGCTATGGAAGGACCTACACCGGTCAGCGCGTTAATCCATGCTGCCACCATGGTTGTAGCAGGTGTTTACCTTGTCGGCAGAACCATGTTTTTGTTTGAGCAGGTTCCTTCCGTGATGGAGTTGGTAGCCTTTACAGGCGCTTTTACAGCACTTTTTGCAGCTTCAATTGCTCTTACTCAAAGAGAAATAAAACGTATACTGGCTTATTCAACTGTCAGTCAGTTAGGTTACATGGTGCTGGCATTAGGTGTCGGCAGTTTATCAGCCAGTATGTTTCATCTGTGGACTCACGCATTCTTTAAGGCCCTCATGTTTATGGGTGCAGGCAGTGTGCTGCATGCCCTGCATCACAAGGCTGATGTTTGGGAAATGGGCGGTTTGTTAAAGAAAATGCCTATTACCGGTTGGACTTTTGTTGTTGGTGGCGTAGCGATTGCCGGTATTCCACCTTTTGCAGGGTTTTGGAGTAAGGACGAAATTTTAGCCGTTACTCTTGATTCCGGCCATACCCTCCTCTTCTTGATGGCTGCTTTAACCGCCTTTATGACAGCCTTTTATATGTGGAGATTGATTTTTTTGGCTTTCTTCGGTGCAGAAAAGCCGGAAAACCATCCGCACGAGTCTCCCTGGAATATGACCCTGCCCCTGGTTGTTCTGGCAGGTCTGGCTACGGTTGGCGGTTTAATGGGTACCCCGTGGAAAAACTACTGGGGTGAGTGGATATTCTTTAGTGGATCTCATATTCATGCTCATCACGGTGAGCCCAACTATATGGTTATGATAGGATCGGTCGTGCTGGCCTTGTGCGGTATCGGCCTGGCTTACAGGCTTTATCTTGCTGATTCTGAAAAAGCAACCGCTAAGGAATTGGCCAGACGTTTCTCCGGTTTGCATGCTTTGTCCTATAATAAGTTCTATGTTGATGAGCTATATCTCTGGATTAACCATAATTTGGTTGACGGAGCGGCAAAAGTCTTTTACCTGTTTGATTTGTTTATAGTTGACGGGTTTATCAATGCCTTGGGAGCAATAACCAAGCTGGCAGGCGATGGTTTCCGGATATTCCAAACAGGTAGAATGCAGAACTACGTGTTGATATTTTTCCTGGGAGTGCTGGTAATTGCCATTGTTATGGCTTTTAGCAACCCCTCATCAGCCGGCCTGATCCTGGGAGGTGTTAAATAA
- a CDS encoding complex I subunit 4 family protein, which yields MESPLLLVALLAPMIAALIIVFIPKNEHGTVKAVAALGTFVSLVISVLVYFGYNQTLGGVQYVFRIQDWIKDLGVSFYLGVDGISLPMLLLTNLIGFSSIFASWSIKDRSKEFFILLLVLIAGVMGTFVAQDLFIFLLFYEVVVIPIYILVIIWGSTKRVTKEYAAMKLTIYLLIGSAFLLVGVIALFMKSIVITGAPDFSIAGLSMAAQQLSPFDQIWLFALMLFGFGSLISMWPFHSWSPDGYAGAPTAVSMIHAGVLKKIGGYGLIKIALFALPIGAKFWAPYIAIMGVAGVAYAAMGALAQKDLKYVVGYSSVSHMGYVLLGVASLNIIGVNGAVANMFGHGVMAALFFSMIGFIYEKTHTRWIPDLGGLARQTPRLAVGFMMAAMASLGLPGLVSFIPEFTIFVGSFKVFGGLAVIAIAGIIITALYVLRAGANTLFGPPRPEYNHLQDIKGVELVPLVVLGFVLVLGGFLPSLLFDMINSGVVPLMTGIDSVLQIGGNF from the coding sequence ATGGAATCTCCGCTTTTGTTGGTTGCCTTGCTGGCGCCTATGATAGCTGCGCTGATTATTGTATTCATACCTAAAAATGAACATGGTACAGTAAAAGCTGTTGCTGCCTTAGGGACCTTTGTTTCACTGGTTATCAGCGTGTTAGTATATTTCGGGTATAACCAGACTCTTGGCGGTGTTCAGTATGTGTTCCGTATTCAGGATTGGATTAAAGATTTGGGTGTCAGCTTTTATCTGGGGGTAGACGGGATTAGTTTACCAATGCTTCTTCTGACTAACCTGATCGGTTTTTCATCAATTTTTGCATCCTGGAGCATAAAAGATCGCTCGAAGGAGTTCTTTATACTTCTTCTGGTGCTGATTGCCGGTGTTATGGGTACATTTGTCGCACAGGATTTATTCATCTTCCTGTTATTCTATGAAGTTGTGGTAATACCCATTTATATTTTGGTTATTATCTGGGGTAGCACCAAGCGTGTAACCAAGGAATATGCAGCTATGAAGCTGACAATCTACCTGTTAATCGGTAGTGCGTTTCTTCTGGTTGGCGTAATTGCTTTATTTATGAAGTCGATTGTTATTACAGGTGCGCCTGACTTTAGTATTGCCGGGTTAAGTATGGCGGCGCAGCAGTTATCACCCTTTGATCAAATATGGTTGTTTGCTTTGATGCTTTTTGGTTTCGGTTCATTAATATCCATGTGGCCTTTCCATTCCTGGTCACCTGATGGTTATGCGGGTGCTCCTACAGCTGTCAGTATGATTCACGCAGGTGTATTGAAGAAAATCGGTGGTTACGGTTTAATTAAGATTGCTCTTTTTGCCTTACCGATAGGTGCAAAATTCTGGGCTCCCTATATTGCTATCATGGGTGTAGCCGGTGTTGCATATGCAGCTATGGGTGCTCTGGCACAAAAGGATTTAAAGTATGTTGTCGGTTACTCCAGTGTTAGTCACATGGGTTATGTTCTGTTAGGGGTAGCTTCGTTAAATATCATAGGTGTAAACGGCGCTGTAGCCAACATGTTCGGTCACGGTGTTATGGCTGCTCTCTTCTTTTCTATGATCGGTTTTATCTATGAAAAAACTCATACTCGTTGGATTCCGGATTTAGGCGGTTTAGCCCGACAGACTCCGCGACTGGCAGTTGGTTTTATGATGGCTGCTATGGCCTCTCTGGGGCTTCCGGGGCTAGTAAGCTTTATTCCTGAATTCACCATCTTTGTTGGTAGTTTTAAGGTATTCGGGGGTCTGGCTGTAATTGCTATTGCAGGTATTATTATTACTGCTCTGTATGTACTGCGTGCCGGTGCCAATACCTTGTTTGGACCACCGCGGCCTGAATACAATCACCTGCAGGATATTAAAGGTGTTGAATTAGTACCGTTGGTAGTGCTGGGTTTTGTTCTGGTACTGGGCGGTTTCTTACCCTCCCTGCTTTTTGATATGATTAACAGTGGCGTTGTTCCTTTAATGACCGGTATTGACAGCGTCCTGCAGATTGGAGGGAATTTCTAG
- a CDS encoding NADH-quinone oxidoreductase subunit N — protein sequence MGINLSLLSIEILTAILGLAILVLGLVVPSNARRGVGYVTCLFLLGILGASILTWDNVGTVFGGMYIVDQYSIFFKQIFIIAAILVVMGSMRYVNEMGSQSEYYSMLVFTLLGMMVMASAGDFITLYLGLELMTIAFCILVCFRKLETKSVEAGIKYILLAGMSSAVLLYGMSLIYGLTGTVQINEIAGIVKQGTASPLLLLGVVMLIAGFGFKISAVPFHMWSPDVYEGAPTPVTSFLAVGSKAASFAIILRVFVGALPGIFSSWSMVVAILAAVTIIIGNLVAIPQTNIKRMLAYSSIGQAGYILVGLVAATEAGIKGVMFYALLYVFSTVGAFTVVSSVFDAIGSEEIKDYAGLSQRAPLLAAVLTMSMLSMAGIPPLAGFVGKFYLFSTIVDNYLWLVFIGLVMSMISVYYYLRVALVIYRDKPLDETPITVSSSVAITLIITMVITVILGVYPGPVAEISNTAAHSFFFLP from the coding sequence GTGGGTATTAATTTATCATTGCTTAGCATAGAAATCCTTACTGCAATACTGGGGCTGGCTATACTGGTATTGGGTTTAGTGGTACCCAGTAATGCCCGCCGTGGTGTAGGTTATGTAACTTGCTTGTTCTTGCTGGGTATTCTGGGAGCAAGCATATTGACTTGGGACAATGTCGGCACAGTGTTTGGCGGCATGTATATTGTTGACCAGTATTCAATTTTCTTTAAACAGATCTTTATAATTGCAGCAATACTGGTTGTTATGGGTTCCATGCGTTATGTTAATGAAATGGGAAGCCAGTCTGAATATTACAGCATGCTGGTTTTCACCCTTCTGGGCATGATGGTTATGGCTTCAGCAGGTGATTTCATCACACTTTATCTTGGTTTAGAATTAATGACCATAGCCTTTTGCATATTGGTTTGCTTCCGTAAATTGGAGACAAAATCAGTTGAAGCAGGTATAAAGTATATTCTCCTTGCTGGCATGTCCTCTGCTGTATTGTTATACGGTATGAGTTTGATTTACGGTTTGACCGGAACGGTACAAATTAATGAGATAGCAGGAATTGTTAAACAGGGTACTGCTTCACCTTTATTGCTGCTGGGCGTGGTCATGCTGATTGCAGGTTTTGGTTTTAAGATTTCCGCAGTTCCTTTCCATATGTGGTCACCTGATGTTTACGAAGGTGCTCCTACACCTGTTACTTCATTTTTAGCTGTGGGCTCAAAGGCTGCTTCCTTTGCCATCATTCTGCGTGTATTTGTCGGTGCTCTGCCGGGTATATTCAGCAGTTGGTCTATGGTAGTGGCTATACTTGCTGCTGTTACAATTATAATTGGTAACCTGGTTGCCATACCGCAAACAAATATTAAGAGAATGCTGGCCTACTCCAGTATTGGTCAAGCAGGTTATATCCTGGTTGGTCTGGTAGCAGCTACAGAGGCCGGTATTAAAGGCGTAATGTTTTATGCGTTGCTTTATGTTTTTAGCACGGTGGGTGCTTTTACCGTTGTCAGTTCTGTTTTTGATGCTATAGGCAGTGAGGAAATCAAGGACTATGCCGGCTTATCGCAGCGTGCTCCGTTACTGGCGGCAGTTCTAACAATGTCTATGCTGTCTATGGCAGGAATTCCGCCTCTGGCCGGTTTTGTAGGCAAGTTTTACCTTTTCTCTACAATAGTTGATAATTATCTCTGGCTGGTTTTCATCGGCTTGGTAATGAGCATGATTTCAGTTTATTACTATCTGCGAGTTGCTCTGGTTATATACCGTGACAAGCCGCTTGATGAAACACCTATTACGGTATCCAGTTCGGTGGCTATCACATTAATTATCACCATGGTTATTACCGTTATTCTTGGTGTATATCCGGGACCGGTTGCTGAAATTTCAAATACCGCAGCACACTCGTTCTTCTTTTTACCATAA
- a CDS encoding NAD(P)/FAD-dependent oxidoreductase, with translation MPGENNSYEIAIIGCGPAGLSAAVNARIRRKTFVIFGGEFCTPKLHSSPQVDNYLGFPKVKGEDLRKHFLRHVKEMEININSVRVSAVYPQAEGFELVAGEHNYNAKSVIIATGVTAAKLFPGEKEYLGRGVGYCATCDGPLYSGRTVAIIGYIKDALKEAKYLSELCHKVYFLPLFEEQVGSLQQNVEIIKDQPVRINGQQTVTELQTEGRRIAVNGVFIYRQTILPDQLVPGLEIEGSAIKVNRSLETSIKGIYAAGDCTGSPYQLAKAVGEGAVAALHAADFLG, from the coding sequence ATGCCCGGCGAAAACAATAGCTACGAAATAGCCATAATCGGCTGTGGGCCGGCAGGTTTGTCTGCCGCAGTAAATGCCAGGATTCGCAGAAAGACTTTTGTTATTTTTGGAGGGGAATTTTGTACTCCTAAACTGCATAGTTCTCCACAGGTGGATAATTATCTGGGATTTCCGAAAGTTAAAGGGGAAGATTTGCGGAAGCACTTTCTGCGACATGTAAAGGAAATGGAAATAAATATTAATAGCGTCAGGGTCAGCGCAGTATACCCGCAGGCAGAAGGTTTTGAATTAGTGGCCGGAGAGCATAATTATAACGCAAAGTCGGTGATTATTGCAACGGGTGTAACCGCTGCAAAACTGTTTCCGGGCGAAAAAGAATACCTGGGTCGTGGTGTAGGGTATTGTGCCACTTGCGATGGGCCGCTTTATTCAGGTAGAACGGTGGCTATAATAGGTTATATAAAGGATGCTCTGAAAGAAGCAAAATACTTGTCTGAACTGTGCCACAAAGTGTACTTTCTCCCGTTGTTTGAGGAGCAAGTTGGTAGTCTGCAGCAAAATGTCGAGATAATTAAAGATCAGCCGGTACGGATTAACGGCCAGCAGACGGTTACGGAACTTCAAACAGAAGGACGCAGAATTGCTGTTAACGGTGTATTCATATATCGCCAGACAATCTTGCCAGATCAATTAGTGCCTGGATTAGAAATAGAAGGTAGTGCAATTAAGGTTAACCGTTCTTTAGAAACTAGTATAAAAGGAATCTATGCTGCGGGTGACTGTACAGGCAGCCCTTATCAATTGGCCAAGGCGGTAGGTGAAGGAGCCGTAGCTGCGCTGCATGCTGCGGACTTTCTGGGATAG
- a CDS encoding YraN family protein — MTVKKQLLGRLGESVAARYLYSKGFIIIHQNFRCRLGEIDIIAREKGVTVFVEVRSRCGSSYGLPQESVVIKKQVKLRKLAQYYIARYALTGDFRFDVVAVMFEQDNSIKLIEHFRNAF; from the coding sequence ATGACGGTTAAAAAACAGCTTCTGGGGCGTTTAGGAGAGTCTGTAGCGGCACGATACTTGTATTCAAAAGGCTTTATAATAATACATCAGAATTTTCGCTGCAGGTTAGGTGAAATTGATATTATAGCAAGAGAAAAAGGTGTTACGGTGTTTGTTGAAGTTAGATCCCGGTGCGGCAGTTCTTATGGTTTGCCTCAGGAGAGCGTGGTTATAAAAAAACAAGTTAAGCTTCGCAAGCTTGCTCAGTATTACATAGCCAGATATGCTCTAACTGGTGATTTTAGATTTGATGTCGTGGCTGTTATGTTTGAACAGGATAACTCTATAAAGCTTATTGAGCATTTCAGGAATGCTTTTTAA
- a CDS encoding YitT family protein, which yields MKDKLVLLCNNLKTCSIRRILTNLFLIFTGAFVVALSLNMLIIPHHLLTGGITGIAIILKYLIKTPVAWMILFLNIPIFVWGYREINKTFFIYSLIGTFALSIMISITRNLFPVPQIDLILVAIFGGALNGAGFGLIFRGNGSTGGTDIIAIVLRKKKNLGLGEVTFYFNLIVILVSLIFFPVNVGLYTIISMYVASNIMDTVIIGVNTKKSVIIISDRPTQIGNCIINELHRGVTYFVAQGAYSKMNKTVVNSVINRFELAHLKDIVTRVDPGAFVYISDASEVLGQGFTTPVKKQSS from the coding sequence GTGAAGGATAAACTGGTTTTACTCTGTAATAATCTAAAAACCTGTAGCATAAGGCGAATTTTGACTAATTTGTTTCTGATTTTTACCGGTGCTTTTGTTGTTGCTCTTAGCTTGAATATGCTTATAATTCCACATCACCTGCTAACCGGTGGGATAACAGGCATCGCTATTATTCTTAAATATCTGATTAAGACTCCGGTAGCCTGGATGATATTATTCTTAAATATACCTATCTTCGTCTGGGGATATAGAGAAATAAATAAAACATTTTTCATTTACAGCTTAATTGGGACCTTTGCTCTGAGTATCATGATAAGCATAACCAGGAACCTCTTTCCGGTACCTCAAATTGACCTGATTCTTGTGGCTATATTTGGCGGTGCATTAAACGGTGCGGGCTTCGGACTTATTTTTAGGGGCAATGGCAGTACCGGTGGAACTGATATAATAGCCATAGTTTTGAGAAAGAAAAAAAACCTTGGCTTGGGAGAGGTTACTTTTTATTTTAATCTAATCGTAATTTTAGTTTCTCTTATTTTTTTTCCGGTTAATGTTGGCTTGTACACTATTATTTCTATGTATGTTGCCAGTAATATAATGGATACAGTGATAATCGGGGTTAATACCAAAAAGTCTGTTATTATAATATCTGACAGACCTACTCAGATAGGAAATTGTATTATCAATGAATTGCACAGGGGGGTAACCTATTTTGTGGCCCAGGGTGCCTATTCAAAAATGAATAAAACAGTTGTAAACAGTGTTATTAACCGTTTTGAATTGGCGCATTTAAAGGATATTGTGACCAGAGTAGATCCCGGCGCATTTGTCTATATTTCCGACGCCAGCGAAGTGTTGGGGCAGGGGTTTACAACTCCGGTAAAAAAACAGTCATCATAA
- a CDS encoding YifB family Mg chelatase-like AAA ATPase produces the protein MLSIIKSTALIGLDGQVIQVEVDVSSGLPGFDIVGLPDAAVRESRDRVRTAIRNSGYDFPVKKITVNLAPADIKKEGPIYDLPIAAAILTATGQVKQENCDAYIFLGELSLDGSVRSIQGVLPHTMVIRENNFIKTIVPAANAMEAALTSGIEIYPVNSLHQLVQFLRAEIEILPSKVDLESMLNNTQLIYPDMADVYGQHEARRALEVAATGGHNLLMLGSPGSGKTMLARRLPGIMPNLTIDEAMEVTKIYSLAGLIKPEKPMISQRPFRSPHHTATINSLTGGGRYPRPGEISLSQHGVLFLDEFPEFHKEALECLRQPMEDGIITISRVNATVTYPAQFMLVASMNPCPCGFFFADTNNRECTCTPHQIQKYINRISGPLLDRIDIQIEVPRINYEELLGKNKGENSLEIKRRVEAARFLQHKRFHRPNNKTTNIRCNAQMGPSEVRAFCGLSKAAAALMKSAFNQLRLSARSHDKILKLARTIADLAGVAKIEVEHLAEAIQYRNLDRKYQ, from the coding sequence ATGCTTTCAATTATCAAAAGCACTGCGCTTATAGGACTTGACGGCCAGGTCATTCAGGTTGAAGTAGATGTATCGTCCGGCCTGCCTGGATTTGATATTGTAGGTTTGCCTGATGCCGCGGTACGCGAGTCACGTGACAGGGTTCGTACGGCTATAAGGAATTCAGGATATGATTTTCCTGTAAAAAAAATCACTGTAAACTTGGCCCCGGCTGACATAAAAAAAGAAGGGCCGATTTATGATCTGCCCATAGCTGCTGCCATACTGACTGCTACAGGACAAGTTAAGCAGGAAAACTGTGACGCATATATTTTTTTGGGTGAGCTCTCTTTAGATGGTTCAGTCAGAAGTATCCAGGGTGTGCTGCCCCATACTATGGTAATCAGAGAGAATAATTTCATTAAAACAATAGTTCCTGCAGCAAATGCCATGGAGGCAGCACTAACAAGCGGCATTGAAATATATCCGGTTAACAGCCTTCATCAACTTGTGCAATTCTTACGAGCAGAAATAGAAATTCTACCCTCTAAAGTTGATTTAGAATCCATGCTTAATAATACTCAACTTATATATCCTGATATGGCTGATGTATATGGACAGCATGAAGCACGCAGGGCACTGGAAGTGGCTGCAACGGGTGGCCACAATTTACTTATGCTGGGAAGCCCAGGTTCGGGAAAAACTATGCTGGCCCGCCGTTTACCTGGCATAATGCCCAATCTGACCATAGATGAGGCTATGGAGGTTACCAAGATATACAGCCTGGCAGGTCTAATTAAGCCTGAAAAACCTATGATTTCACAACGGCCCTTCCGTTCCCCTCATCATACAGCAACCATTAACAGTTTAACAGGAGGCGGCAGATATCCGCGCCCTGGAGAAATAAGCCTCTCACAGCACGGTGTTCTGTTTTTGGATGAGTTTCCAGAGTTTCATAAAGAAGCTCTGGAATGTTTGAGACAACCTATGGAAGACGGTATTATTACTATATCCAGAGTAAACGCCACAGTCACCTATCCGGCTCAATTTATGCTGGTAGCTTCGATGAACCCATGTCCCTGTGGATTTTTTTTCGCTGACACGAATAATAGAGAATGTACTTGTACCCCTCACCAGATACAAAAATATATAAACCGTATATCCGGTCCATTACTGGACCGAATAGATATTCAGATAGAAGTTCCCCGTATCAATTATGAGGAATTGTTAGGGAAGAATAAAGGAGAAAACTCACTTGAAATTAAACGAAGAGTAGAAGCAGCCAGGTTCTTACAACATAAGCGTTTTCACAGACCGAATAACAAAACAACAAATATAAGATGTAATGCACAGATGGGGCCATCAGAGGTAAGAGCCTTCTGCGGATTAAGTAAGGCGGCGGCTGCTCTTATGAAATCAGCTTTTAACCAACTTCGTTTAAGCGCCAGGTCCCACGACAAAATTCTAAAACTGGCCCGCACCATTGCTGATTTAGCAGGAGTGGCTAAAATTGAGGTGGAACACCTGGCCGAAGCTATTCAATACAGAAATCTGGACAGAAAGTATCAGTAG
- a CDS encoding ATP-binding protein, translating into MAKRKIVKINEEKCTGCGLCVSPCAEGAIVLVGGKAKVLREELCDGAGFCLGICPEGALSIEERETVDFNHKAVEENLKSRPVDASSVFCKSCGRGDEIPLLPVRLKGDSIWICVKCLPGYIHG; encoded by the coding sequence ATGGCCAAAAGGAAAATTGTTAAGATCAATGAGGAAAAATGTACAGGTTGTGGTTTATGTGTTTCACCGTGCGCGGAGGGTGCTATTGTTTTAGTTGGCGGTAAAGCTAAAGTATTACGGGAAGAACTCTGTGATGGCGCAGGTTTTTGTCTGGGTATTTGTCCCGAAGGAGCTTTGTCAATTGAAGAGAGGGAAACAGTTGACTTTAACCATAAAGCGGTAGAAGAAAATTTAAAAAGCAGACCGGTTGATGCCAGCAGTGTTTTTTGTAAGTCATGTGGTCGGGGGGATGAAATACCTTTGTTGCCGGTTAGACTCAAAGGTGATAGTATCTGGATTTGTGTTAAGTGTCTGCCCGGTTATATACATGGTTAA